The following are from one region of the Deltaproteobacteria bacterium genome:
- a CDS encoding tetratricopeptide repeat protein, with amino-acid sequence MYHCTTGGARLKSAPNYWSRPMAFVRKKGNQLAIVHGHRDASTGEVVQTTLFTFFSKTEALRAIGKGACDDSRYFQNLLREQYPAISFDWDAICRGVMEQLDVLPDEAEYREERLAANFKKSLWAFTRELVETEPQMLAPSAKLLREHKGQLEFLRDVIDFKLSIIEGDDDDLRPDNEFYWHHALRAPNLSPDVEELAADLYQSGNYDAATSAFKLLTVSFPGYAEGHNYLGLMNLDRGRLQESIDDFRRTVDIGRKLFPKRMRKDHYWLDLNTRPYMRGLRNLALALNRQGSYVEALTICDKLESECNDTFNAAAYRAAIFLNCKQWHQAESSARGIMSMAPMEGVIAAFSQYEQGQLPEARQHFLFAALNNTLGIEIVITGRSVKPKDFAQSEDYNGGVELRASIAPYLAERSRKCKDFFSAILKDPKVRKALAEVSACAAAHSQLRDTRKHRANFERWRQLQSMEFAREMADKLSH; translated from the coding sequence ATGTATCATTGCACAACAGGTGGGGCTAGGTTAAAATCTGCCCCAAATTATTGGAGTAGACCGATGGCTTTCGTACGCAAAAAGGGTAATCAACTAGCAATCGTTCACGGTCATCGTGATGCCTCTACGGGCGAAGTGGTGCAGACCACCTTGTTCACGTTTTTCTCCAAAACCGAGGCCTTGCGTGCCATTGGCAAGGGTGCGTGTGACGATAGTAGGTACTTCCAAAACCTACTGCGCGAACAGTACCCAGCCATCAGCTTCGACTGGGATGCCATCTGTCGTGGCGTGATGGAGCAGCTCGACGTCTTGCCTGATGAGGCGGAGTACCGTGAGGAGCGGCTGGCGGCGAATTTTAAAAAGTCCCTTTGGGCGTTTACGCGGGAGCTAGTTGAGACGGAGCCGCAGATGTTAGCGCCATCAGCCAAGCTTTTGCGCGAGCATAAGGGTCAGCTGGAATTCCTACGCGACGTCATCGACTTTAAGCTATCGATAATTGAGGGCGATGACGATGACCTAAGACCAGACAATGAATTTTATTGGCACCACGCTTTGAGAGCGCCAAATCTGAGTCCCGATGTAGAGGAACTTGCCGCAGATCTATATCAGAGTGGCAACTACGACGCCGCAACATCGGCGTTTAAGCTGCTGACGGTCAGCTTCCCCGGTTACGCTGAGGGTCATAACTATCTGGGCCTGATGAATTTGGACCGTGGTCGGCTCCAAGAGTCTATCGACGATTTCCGCCGGACCGTAGATATAGGTCGTAAATTATTCCCGAAGCGGATGCGCAAAGACCACTACTGGCTCGACCTTAACACGAGGCCCTACATGCGTGGGCTTAGGAACCTGGCCTTAGCTCTGAACCGCCAAGGGTCCTACGTTGAGGCCTTGACCATCTGCGACAAGCTAGAATCGGAATGCAACGACACCTTCAACGCTGCCGCGTACCGAGCGGCCATCTTCCTTAACTGCAAGCAGTGGCACCAAGCTGAGAGCAGTGCTCGCGGCATTATGTCGATGGCGCCAATGGAGGGTGTGATAGCAGCCTTTAGTCAATACGAGCAGGGACAGCTGCCTGAAGCGCGCCAGCACTTTCTATTCGCCGCGCTGAATAACACTCTTGGTATTGAGATCGTGATCACCGGGCGATCGGTTAAGCCTAAGGACTTTGCTCAAAGCGAAGACTACAATGGCGGCGTCGAGCTTAGGGCGTCGATCGCCCCATATCTAGCTGAGCGTTCACGGAAGTGTAAGGACTTTTTCTCCGCTATTTTAAAGGACCCTAAGGTCAGGAAAGCTCTGGCCGAGGTCAGCGCATGCGCCGCAGCTCACTCTCAGCTACGGGACACGCGCAAACATAGAGCCAATTTCGAGCGGTGGCGTCAGTTACAGAGTATGGAATTCGCCAGGGAGATGGCCGACAAGCTGAGCCAC